A stretch of the Hypomesus transpacificus isolate Combined female chromosome 12, fHypTra1, whole genome shotgun sequence genome encodes the following:
- the irs2a gene encoding insulin receptor substrate 2a, with product MASPQTTGGHLLSNITNSSNNIKKYGYLKKQKHGHRRFFVLREPSEGFSARLEYYESEKKWRNKSAPKRLITLDSCLCVNKRADAKHKHLIALYTKDEYFAVAAENEQEQEDWYTVLTDLITEGKVYDSPASTSSLVGFEEANYGMITPATATYKEVWQVNLKSKGLGQSKNLTGVYRLCLSSRTISFVKLNSETAAVSLQLMNIRRCGHSDSFFFIEVGRSAVTGPGELWMQADDSVVAQNIHETILEAMKAMKELSEFRPRSKSQSASTNPISVPTRRNLNNLPPSQTGLVRRSRTDSIAATSPVRKFTSCRIRTASEGDGSMPRPVSMSISMSGSPTSSSSGQNHLSRSHTLSSGRTCRMLESASNLQHSRSMPVSNSPPSVCSPISLSPRARNISTPDTVQRPFSCSASMSGSLSDAGFMLCEEYGSSPCDTKYLPITRSDTPDSLSSTPPSREANDPCGYMMMDRPNGSRRVAGGDFLPSDKAYRKRTYSLTTPRQQRVPAQLSSASLDEYTLMRAAHAHHNSQSASPKVSYPEDYGDIEIGSSSRSSSSNLGDDGYMPMTPGVAPQGGKADNYMPMSPMCVSAPKQIINPRVHSQSSGGGYRTNSPSGSSLEDSGYMRMWCGSKSSIESLDSRLPNGEYMNMSPGNPHPLQTPPDYFLGPLPGEPAAKPTYSVSSLPRPSKAQASKTEESDQYVLMSPQSQRPVVGESDYYSVMGSAAQVAANNPSVPSPIRQIRVENLPHRGRIGRPNRLSLDTFRTLPSMNEHPLPGEPRSPGEYINIDFSGSKYSPPSASTESQSSSLGSSGSRRRSPLSDYMNVELGSHSPKSGHTPAGRLDTQPEPSMCPHPEETGEYHVSGKRGPECPSDKVKDDYTEMTFGMANTPPQLLPQTPASPSVREKRPSLEEQDVPGMGVFLLEAGPSMDPDRSAKVIRADPQGRRRHSSETFSSTATVTPVFPSFAHEVKRHSSVENISSRSSDASDEECSGSPMSRKTSAGYQTGLNYIALNLLENRDMEPCEDLVGFKSTSSCKGGIHGLHATPYVCLGFKEAATTAKD from the exons ATGGCAAGTCCACAAACGACGGGAGGACACCTGTTATCGAATATAACTAATAGCAGTAATAATATCAAGAAATATGGATAcctaaagaaacagaaacatggACACAGGCGTTTCTTCGTGTTAAGAGAGCCAAGCGAGGGGTTTTCTGCCCGGCTGGAATATTATGAGAGTGAGAAGAAATGGAGAAACAAGTCTGCTCCGAAACGACTGATAACTCTGGATTCTTGTCTGTGCGTAAACAAGCGCGCGGACGCAAAGCACAAACACCTAATCGCCCTTTACACCAAGGACGAATACTTTGCCGTGGCGGCTGAAAACGAACAGGAGCAAGAGGACTGGTATACAGTTTTAACAGATTTAATCACAGAGGGGAAAGTGTATGACAGCCCTGCGTCCACGTCCTCACTAGTGGGATTCGAGGAGGCCAACTACGGTATGATTACGCCCGCAACCGCCACTTACAAGGAGGTATGGCAAGTCAATTTGAAATCTAAAGGGCTGGGTCAAAGCAAAAATTTGACAGGTGTCTACAGGCTATGTTTATCCAGTCGGACAATCAGCTTCGTGAAACTGAACTCGGAGACTGCGGCTGTCAGTTTGCAGCTCATGAATATTCGTAGATGCGGCCACTCAGATAGCTTCTTCTTCATCGAAGTGGGTAGATCGGCGGTCACTGGCCCAGGCGAGCTTTGGATGCAAGCGGATGATTCCGTGGTTGCGCAAAACATCCACGAGACCATTTTGGAGGCAATGAAAGCCATGAAAGAGCTCTCGGAATTCAGACCACGGAGTAAAAGTCAATCCGCCAGCACCAACCCAATATCAGTGCCCACTCGACGCAACTTAAACAACTTGCCCCCTAGTCAGACAGGGCTGGTGAGGAGGTCAAGAACGGATAGCATTGCAGCCACCTCTCCTGTCAGAAAGTTCACCTCCTGTCGGATAAGAACGGCCAGTGAGGGAGATGGCAGCATGCCCAGACCAGTCTCCATGTCCATATCCATGAGTGGAAGCCCCACCAGTAGCAGTTCTGGCCAGAACCATCTGAGTCGATCTCACACCCTCAGCAGTGGCCGGACATGCAGAATGTTGGAGTCGGCCTCCAACCTCCAACACAGCAGGTCCATGCCCGTGTCCAATTCTCCGCCATCGGTCTGCAGCCCCATCAGCCTCTCTCCCAGAGCCAGAAACATCTCCACCCCAGACACGGTCCAGCGGCCATTCAGCTGCAGCGCCTCCATGTCGGGCTCCCTCAGCGATGCAGGCTTCATGCTTTGTGAAGAGTACGGGTCCAGCCCATGCGATACCAAGTACCTTCCCATCACACGGAGCGACACCCCGGACTCTCTCTCCAGCACCCCCCCTTCTCGGGAGGCCAATGACCCGTGTGGCTACATGATGATGGACAGGCCAAATGGCAGCAGGCGCGTAGCCGGTGGGGACTTCCTGCCGTCCGACAAAGCCTACAGGAAGAGGACGTACTCGCTGACCACGCCGCGTCAACAGCGGGTCCCGGCACAGCTGTCCTCCGCCTCGCTGGACGAATACACTCTGATGAGGGCCGCTCACGCCCACCACAATTCCCAATCCGCCTCCCCAAAAGTGTCTTACCCCGAGGACTACGGCGACATCGAGATTGGCTCGTCGTCAAGGAGCTCCAGTAGCAACCTGGGAGATGACGGCTACATGCCCATGACACCGGGTGTGGCGCCGCAAGGCGGCAAGGCCGACAACTACATGCCCATGAGCCCAATGTGTGTTTCGGCTCCCAAGCAGATCATCAACCCCAGGGTGCACTCGCAGTCGTCTGGAGGAGGCTACAGGACTAACTCTCCCAGCGGAAGCTCTCTGGAAGACAGTGGCTACATGAGGATGTGGTGCGGCTCCAAGTCTTCCATCGAGAGCCTGGACAGCCGCTTGCCGAATGGCGAATACATGAACATGTCACCTGGCAACCCGCACCCTCTTCAGACCCCGCCTGATTACTTCCTGGGCCCGCTTCCTGGAGAGCCGGCCGCGAAGCCCACTTACTCCGTCAGCTCGCTGCCCCGGCCGTCAAAAGCGCAGGCCTCCAAGACTGAGGAGAGCGACCAGTATGTTCTGATGAGTCCCCAGAGCCAGAGACCGGTGGTGGGCGAGTCTGACTACTACTCTGTGATGGGCAGTGCAGCTCAGGTGGCAGCTAACAACCCTTCAGTTCCTTCCCCCATCAGGCAGATCAGAGTGGAGAACCTGCCACATCGGGGGAGGATTGGGAGACCCAACAGGCTGTCTCTGGACACTTTCCGGACCCTGCCCAGCATGAACGAGCACCCACTCCCCGGGGAACCCAGGAGCCCAGGAGAATACATCAACATAGACTTCAGTGGGAGCAAGTATTCCCCACCCTCAGCCTCCACAGAGAGCCAGTCTTCATCCCTGGGGTCCAGTGGCAGTAGGAGAAGGTCTCCTCTCTCAGATTACATGAATGTGGAGCTTGGCTCCCACTCACCCAAGTCTGGGCACACCCCTGCGGGACGGTTGGACACACAGCCAGAGCCCTCCATGTGCCCCCACCCAGAGGAGACTGGAGAGTACCATGTCAGTGGGAAGAGAGGTCCTGAGTGCCCCTCTGACAAAGTCAAAGATGACTACACGGAGATGACATTTGGCATGGCCAACACACCTCCACAGCTCCTCCCTCAGACGCCAGCGAG CCCCAGTGTCCGAGAAAAAAGACCGTCCCTGGAAGAGCAGGATGTCCCGGGTATGGGGGTGTTCCTGCTGGAGGCTGGCCCCTCTATGGACCCAGACCGATCTGCCAAGGTGATCCGGGCCGACCCCCAGGGTCGCAGGAGGCACAGCTCCGAAACGTTCTCCTCCACCGCCACCGTCACGCCCGTGTTTCCCTCCTTCGCCCATGAGGTCAAGCGCCACAGCTCGGTGGAGAACATCTCCTCACGGAGCAGCGACGCCTCAGACGAGGAGTGCTCTGGCAGCCCCATGAGCAGGAAGACCTCGGCGGGCTACCAGACCGGACTCAACTACATCGCCTTGAACCTACTGGAGAACAGGGACATGGAGCCGTGCGAGGACCTGGTCGGCTTCAAATCCACCAGCAGCTGCAAGGGAGGCATCCATGGATTACATGCCACACCATATGTCTGCTTGGGATTCAAGGAGGCAGCAACCACTGCCAAAG aCTGA